The following proteins come from a genomic window of Polaribacter dokdonensis:
- a CDS encoding aconitate hydratase: MAFDIDMIKKVYESMTERVDAARKITGKPLTLAEKILYSHLWEGNPTKELQRGKDYVDFAPDRIACQDATAQMALLQFMQAGKAKVAVPTTVHCDHLIQAKEGAAKDLKHANNTSSEVFNFLESVSNKYGIGFWKPGAGIIHQVVLENYAFPGGMMIGTDSHTVNAGGLGMVAIGVGGADAVDVMAGMAWELKFPKLIGVKLTGKLSGWTAPKDVILKVAEILTVKGGTGAIVEYFGPGATSMSCTGKGTICNMGAEIGATTSTFGYDESMERYLKATDREDVANAANEIKEYLTADAEVYENPEQYFDQVIEINLSELGPLLNGPFTPDLSTTVGSEMTEKANANDWPLTVEWGLIGSCTNSSYEDLSRASSIAQQAIDKGLKTKAEFGINPGSEQVRYTAERDGILQIFENLDAKIFTNACGPCIGQWARYSDPKNAPKNSIVHSFNRNFAKRADGNPNTHAFVASPEITAAIAIAGRLDFNPLKDKLINEDGEEVMFDEPTGWELPPKGFEVKENGYLAPDEDGSGVVVSVNDDSERLQLLTPFTPLGSTITGAKLLIKAFGKCTTDHISMAGPWLRFRGHLDNIANNTLIGAVNAFNKKTNFVKNQLTGEYDAVPAVQREYKKEGIKTIVVGDHNYGEGSSREHAAMQPRHLGVAAVIVKSFARIHETNLKKQGMLGLTFANEADYDLIQEDDTFNFTDLNEFAPDKQLTLEIVHKDGSSDTIKLNHTYNKAQIDWYNEGSALNLIKKQNA; the protein is encoded by the coding sequence ATGGCATTCGATATTGATATGATAAAAAAGGTCTACGAAAGTATGACTGAACGTGTAGACGCTGCTCGTAAAATAACAGGAAAACCGCTAACTTTAGCAGAGAAAATCTTGTATTCACATTTATGGGAAGGGAATCCTACAAAAGAATTACAGAGAGGAAAAGATTATGTAGATTTTGCACCAGATAGAATTGCTTGTCAAGATGCTACTGCACAAATGGCATTATTACAATTTATGCAAGCAGGTAAGGCTAAGGTTGCAGTCCCAACTACTGTGCATTGTGATCATTTAATTCAAGCAAAAGAAGGTGCTGCAAAAGATTTAAAACATGCAAATAATACCAGTAGTGAGGTTTTTAACTTCTTAGAATCTGTTTCTAATAAATACGGAATTGGCTTTTGGAAACCAGGAGCAGGAATTATTCATCAAGTAGTTTTAGAAAATTATGCATTTCCAGGAGGAATGATGATAGGTACTGATTCTCACACTGTAAACGCTGGTGGATTAGGAATGGTAGCTATTGGTGTTGGTGGTGCAGATGCTGTTGATGTAATGGCTGGCATGGCTTGGGAATTAAAATTTCCAAAATTAATTGGTGTTAAGTTAACTGGTAAACTTTCTGGTTGGACAGCTCCTAAAGATGTTATTTTAAAAGTTGCTGAAATTTTAACTGTAAAGGGAGGAACAGGTGCTATTGTAGAATATTTTGGGCCAGGAGCAACTTCAATGTCTTGTACAGGTAAAGGAACTATTTGTAATATGGGCGCAGAAATAGGTGCAACTACATCTACTTTTGGTTATGACGAATCTATGGAGCGTTATTTAAAAGCTACAGATAGAGAAGATGTTGCAAATGCTGCAAATGAAATTAAAGAGTATTTAACTGCAGATGCTGAAGTTTATGAAAATCCAGAACAATACTTTGATCAAGTAATCGAAATTAATCTGTCTGAATTGGGCCCATTATTAAACGGACCTTTTACTCCAGATTTATCTACAACTGTAGGTTCTGAAATGACAGAGAAAGCAAATGCAAATGATTGGCCATTAACTGTTGAATGGGGATTAATAGGTTCTTGTACAAACTCATCTTATGAAGATTTATCTAGAGCATCATCCATAGCACAGCAAGCCATTGATAAAGGTTTAAAAACCAAAGCAGAATTTGGTATTAATCCAGGTTCTGAACAAGTAAGATATACTGCAGAAAGAGATGGTATTCTCCAAATTTTCGAGAACTTAGATGCAAAAATCTTTACGAATGCTTGTGGACCTTGTATTGGTCAGTGGGCAAGATATTCAGATCCTAAAAATGCACCAAAAAATAGTATTGTGCATTCCTTCAATAGAAACTTTGCAAAAAGAGCTGATGGTAACCCAAATACACATGCTTTTGTAGCATCACCAGAAATTACAGCAGCAATTGCAATTGCAGGTCGTTTAGACTTTAATCCATTAAAAGATAAATTAATTAATGAAGATGGAGAAGAAGTTATGTTTGATGAACCTACTGGTTGGGAATTACCACCAAAAGGTTTTGAGGTAAAAGAGAATGGCTATTTAGCACCAGATGAAGATGGAAGTGGAGTAGTGGTTTCTGTAAATGATGATTCAGAAAGATTACAATTATTAACACCATTTACACCATTAGGAAGTACGATTACAGGTGCAAAATTGCTAATCAAAGCTTTTGGGAAGTGTACTACAGATCATATTTCTATGGCTGGACCTTGGTTACGTTTTAGAGGACACTTAGATAATATTGCAAATAATACCCTAATTGGAGCAGTAAATGCATTTAATAAAAAGACAAACTTTGTTAAAAATCAATTAACAGGAGAGTATGATGCAGTACCTGCTGTGCAAAGGGAATATAAGAAAGAAGGTATTAAAACAATTGTTGTAGGAGACCACAATTATGGTGAAGGTTCTTCTAGAGAACATGCAGCAATGCAGCCTAGACATTTAGGTGTAGCTGCAGTAATTGTAAAATCTTTTGCTAGAATTCATGAAACAAACTTAAAAAAGCAGGGTATGTTAGGTTTAACATTTGCTAATGAGGCTGATTATGATTTAATTCAAGAAGATGATACTTTTAACTTTACAGATTTAAATGAGTTTGCTCCAGACAAACAATTAACTTTAGAAATTGTGCATAAAGATGGTAGTTCAGATACTATCAAACTAAATCACACTTATAATAAAGCTCAAATTGATTGGTACAATGAAGGTTCTGCTTTAAATTTAATTAAAAAGCAAAACGCTTAA
- a CDS encoding hydroxymethylglutaryl-CoA lyase — protein MKNVKIIECPRDAMQGIKSHFIATDRKALYINSLLKVGFDTIDFGSFVSPKAIPQMRDTAAVLSQLDLSTTKSKLLAIIANYRGAEDAVQFEEINYLGYPFSISENFQMRNTHKTIDESIITLDKILNLADKSNKEVVAYLSMGFGNPYGDPWNVEIVGEWTEKLSSMGVKILSLSDTVGTSTPDVIEYLFSNLIPQYTNIEFGAHLHTTLDKWFEKVDAAFKAGCLRFDGAIKGYGGCPMAKDELTGNMPTEKLLSYFTSEKAETNIKPMSFESAYNKALEVFN, from the coding sequence ATGAAAAATGTCAAAATTATAGAATGTCCAAGAGATGCTATGCAAGGTATAAAGTCTCACTTTATAGCTACTGATAGAAAGGCTTTGTACATTAATTCTTTATTAAAAGTTGGTTTTGATACGATTGATTTTGGAAGTTTTGTATCACCAAAAGCAATACCCCAAATGAGAGATACAGCAGCTGTATTATCTCAATTAGATTTAAGTACTACAAAAAGTAAGTTATTAGCGATAATTGCAAATTATAGAGGAGCAGAAGATGCAGTTCAATTTGAGGAAATTAATTATTTGGGCTATCCTTTTTCTATTTCTGAAAATTTTCAAATGAGAAATACTCATAAAACAATAGATGAATCTATAATTACACTAGATAAAATATTAAACTTAGCTGATAAATCCAATAAGGAAGTTGTGGCTTATTTATCAATGGGCTTTGGAAATCCTTATGGAGACCCTTGGAATGTTGAAATAGTGGGTGAGTGGACAGAGAAACTTTCAAGTATGGGGGTAAAAATTTTATCGCTTTCAGATACTGTAGGTACATCTACTCCAGATGTTATAGAATATTTGTTTTCTAACCTAATTCCTCAGTATACCAATATAGAATTTGGTGCTCATTTACATACAACCCTAGATAAATGGTTCGAAAAAGTAGATGCTGCCTTTAAAGCAGGTTGTTTACGATTTGATGGAGCTATTAAAGGTTATGGTGGTTGTCCAATGGCTAAAGATGAACTTACAGGTAATATGCCAACAGAAAAATTGTTAAGTTATTTTACTTCAGAAAAAGCAGAGACTAATATTAAACCAATGAGTTTCGAAAGTGCTTATAATAAGGCTTTAGAAGTTTTTAATTAG
- a CDS encoding bifunctional metallophosphatase/5'-nucleotidase: MKNSIRLILIFTLIVLNSCKKNDNKIAFTFLQLNDVYEIAPIQGGEFGGLGRVETVHKDLLAENSNTMLFMAGDFLNPSLLGTLKLDGERIRGKQMIDVMNAMNFDLATFGNHEFDLSKKDLQKRLNESTFPWVSANVKLIANENTTPFYKEVNNVKEYIPETFVKEFKDEDGTKIKIGFVSVCIPSNPRDYVEYQNMFDKVRTSYATLKDSVDVVFGLTHVKITNDKRIAKLLPEIPLIMGGHEHTNMRIETENGIITKADANAKTVYIHRIVFDKTTKETTIKSELKEINASIKEDVEVAKVVQKWQNILEKEIKEVLVKPNEIIYQTDIPLDGRDTPIRSTQTNLGKIITESMSYAFNDKVDCALVNGGSIRIDDQLLGDVTPVDIFRVLPFGGAIVKVEIKGRLLKRVLDYGVLASGTGAYLHRFNANRVEDTWYINNQKINLSKTYTVAFSDYLLKGFDIPFLSPKNKEVYSVYHPKEDEMAYDIRKAVVSYLKMK, translated from the coding sequence ATGAAGAATAGTATTAGATTAATTCTAATTTTTACACTTATAGTACTTAATTCTTGTAAAAAGAATGATAATAAAATAGCATTTACTTTTTTACAATTAAATGATGTCTATGAGATAGCACCAATTCAAGGTGGAGAATTTGGAGGATTAGGTAGAGTAGAAACAGTCCACAAAGATTTATTAGCAGAGAATTCAAATACAATGCTTTTTATGGCAGGAGATTTCTTAAATCCTTCTCTTTTAGGAACTTTAAAATTAGATGGAGAAAGAATTAGAGGAAAGCAAATGATTGATGTGATGAATGCTATGAATTTTGATCTAGCCACTTTTGGGAATCACGAATTCGATTTGTCTAAAAAAGATTTACAAAAAAGGTTGAATGAAAGCACGTTTCCTTGGGTTTCAGCAAATGTAAAATTAATTGCAAATGAGAATACAACTCCTTTTTATAAAGAAGTTAATAATGTTAAGGAGTATATACCAGAAACCTTTGTCAAAGAATTTAAAGATGAAGATGGTACAAAAATAAAAATAGGATTTGTAAGTGTCTGTATACCTTCTAACCCAAGAGATTATGTGGAGTACCAAAATATGTTCGATAAAGTAAGAACTTCTTATGCAACTCTTAAAGATTCAGTAGATGTCGTTTTTGGATTAACACATGTAAAAATCACCAATGATAAAAGAATTGCCAAATTGTTGCCAGAAATTCCATTAATTATGGGAGGTCATGAGCATACCAATATGCGAATTGAAACTGAAAACGGAATTATTACTAAAGCAGATGCGAATGCAAAAACAGTTTACATTCACAGAATAGTATTTGATAAAACAACTAAAGAAACAACGATAAAATCTGAGTTAAAGGAAATTAATGCATCAATTAAAGAAGATGTTGAAGTAGCTAAGGTTGTTCAGAAATGGCAAAACATTTTAGAAAAAGAAATTAAAGAGGTTTTAGTAAAACCTAATGAAATTATTTATCAAACTGATATTCCTTTAGATGGTAGAGATACTCCAATTAGAAGCACGCAAACAAATTTGGGTAAAATTATTACAGAATCTATGTCTTACGCTTTTAATGATAAAGTAGATTGTGCTTTGGTAAATGGTGGTTCTATAAGAATTGATGATCAATTGTTAGGAGATGTAACACCTGTAGACATTTTTAGAGTTTTGCCTTTTGGAGGTGCAATTGTAAAGGTTGAAATTAAAGGTAGATTACTAAAAAGAGTTTTAGATTATGGAGTATTGGCTTCAGGTACAGGAGCTTACTTGCATAGATTTAATGCTAATAGAGTAGAGGATACTTGGTACATCAACAATCAAAAAATTAATTTAAGTAAGACATATACAGTAGCATTTTCTGATTATTTGTTAAAAGGATTTGATATTCCATTTTTATCTCCGAAAAACAAAGAAGTCTATTCAGTTTATCATCCTAAAGAAGATGAAATGGCTTATGATATTCGAAAAGCTGTAGTTAGCTATTTAAAAATGAAATAA
- a CDS encoding CHRD domain-containing protein codes for MKKFKLLFLFVLTSLVYTSCNDDDDLMVPEPSGNTVVYQLGSKDVDGIFGKATFVENTDASVTVVLDIEGTPSDGLHPAHIHFNTAAEGGDIALTFTPVDGNSGLSATTFTTLNDGTAISYAELLNFDGYINVHLSADELGTVVAQGDIGQNALSGTSIIYDLGEKDVTGISGNITFSERNNGETLAVIELDGTPAGGSHPAHIHANTAAETGAILYTFNTVNGDTGTSVTSLSSLMFSDIEDIDAYVNVHLSMDNLATIVAQGDIGQNDLTGTTKVYDLGEKDVVGISGDITFSERVNGEALAVIDIANTPAGGMHPAHIHANTAAESGAILFTFNVVNGDTGMSATNVDAYSYADILDIDAYVNVHLSATQLSTIVAQGDIGQNDLTGSTIVYDLGEKDVAGISGDITFSERVNGEALAVIDIANTPAGGMHPAHIHENTAAETGGILFTFNVVDGDTGMSVTNVDTIDYSAIEDLDAYVNVHLSATQLGTIVAQGDIGRNDLTGDSKVYTLNEKDVAGIMGTATFYKRVDGSSLAVLDIENTVAGEMHPSHIHENDAATGGPIAFSFNPVNGDTGLSMTQVEELDDSTAITYDEILTFDGYINVHLSATQLSTIVAQGNIGSNE; via the coding sequence ATGAAAAAATTTAAATTACTTTTTTTATTCGTCTTAACAAGTTTAGTGTACACAAGCTGTAATGACGATGATGATTTAATGGTTCCTGAACCTTCTGGAAATACAGTAGTATATCAATTAGGATCTAAAGATGTAGATGGTATTTTTGGTAAAGCTACATTTGTAGAAAATACAGATGCTTCTGTAACAGTGGTATTAGATATTGAAGGTACTCCTTCTGATGGTTTGCACCCAGCACATATCCATTTTAACACAGCTGCTGAGGGTGGAGATATTGCTTTAACCTTTACTCCTGTAGATGGAAACTCAGGTTTAAGCGCTACAACTTTTACCACTTTAAATGATGGTACAGCAATTTCTTATGCAGAATTATTAAATTTTGATGGCTACATCAATGTGCATTTAAGTGCAGATGAGTTAGGTACTGTAGTTGCACAAGGAGATATTGGTCAAAATGCATTATCAGGTACTTCTATCATTTATGATTTAGGAGAAAAGGATGTAACTGGTATTTCAGGTAATATAACTTTTTCAGAAAGAAATAATGGAGAAACATTAGCAGTTATTGAGTTAGATGGAACACCTGCAGGTGGATCTCATCCAGCACATATTCATGCAAATACAGCAGCAGAAACAGGTGCTATTTTATATACTTTTAATACAGTAAATGGAGATACAGGTACAAGTGTTACTAGTTTAAGCTCTTTAATGTTTTCAGATATAGAAGATATAGATGCTTATGTTAATGTACATTTAAGTATGGATAATTTAGCAACTATTGTTGCACAAGGAGATATAGGTCAGAATGATTTAACAGGTACAACTAAAGTTTACGACTTAGGAGAAAAAGATGTTGTTGGTATTTCTGGAGATATAACTTTTTCAGAAAGAGTAAATGGAGAAGCTTTAGCAGTTATAGATATTGCTAATACTCCAGCAGGAGGTATGCACCCAGCTCATATTCATGCAAATACAGCTGCAGAATCTGGGGCTATTTTATTTACTTTTAACGTAGTAAATGGAGATACAGGTATGAGTGCTACAAATGTAGACGCATATTCTTACGCAGATATTTTAGATATTGATGCTTATGTAAATGTGCATTTAAGTGCTACTCAATTAAGTACAATTGTTGCGCAAGGAGATATAGGACAAAATGATTTAACAGGTTCTACAATAGTTTATGATTTAGGAGAAAAAGATGTAGCAGGAATTTCAGGTGACATTACTTTCTCAGAAAGAGTAAATGGAGAAGCTTTAGCAGTTATAGATATTGCTAATACTCCAGCAGGAGGTATGCACCCAGCACATATTCACGAAAATACAGCAGCAGAAACTGGAGGAATATTATTCACTTTTAATGTTGTTGATGGTGATACTGGTATGAGTGTAACTAATGTAGATACAATAGACTATAGTGCAATTGAAGATTTAGATGCGTATGTAAATGTACATTTAAGTGCAACTCAATTAGGTACAATTGTAGCTCAAGGAGATATTGGTAGAAACGATTTAACAGGAGATTCTAAGGTTTATACTTTAAATGAAAAGGATGTTGCTGGAATTATGGGAACTGCAACTTTTTACAAAAGAGTAGATGGTAGTTCTTTAGCAGTTCTAGATATTGAAAACACAGTAGCTGGAGAAATGCACCCATCTCATATTCATGAAAATGATGCAGCAACAGGTGGTCCAATCGCATTTTCTTTTAATCCAGTAAATGGAGATACTGGTTTAAGTATGACACAAGTAGAAGAATTAGATGATAGTACAGCAATTACTTACGATGAGATTTTAACTTTTGATGGATATATTAACGTTCATCTAAGTGCAACTCAATTAAGTACTATTGTAGCTCAAGGAAATATTGGTTCTAATGAGTAA
- a CDS encoding MFS transporter, translating to MITQKHILPIIVIAQFCCTSLWFATNGVMNSVILEYQLEATAIGWLTSAVQFGFIAGTLLFALFTISDRFSPSKVFFISALCASLFNFCFILQSNNLPYILIFRFLTGFFLAGIYPVGMKIATDYFDKGLGKSLGFLVGALVLGTALPHLIKDFFASTSWKFVIVSTSILSVIGGLLILLFVKDGPYRKRNNIFDLKTITTVFKKSEFKKAAFGYFGHMWELYTFWAFVPIMLFSYNKIHSNLTIDISLLSFLIIGIGSISCIFAGYISQKLGVRKTAFNFLLGSFVCCLIVPFSFLFDSQVLFVLFLIIWSFLVIGDSPMFSTLVAQNVASKDKGTALTIVNCIGYSITILSILIITQLNITLQSNYIYMLLGLGPFLGLIVLGRKTA from the coding sequence ATGATTACGCAAAAACACATCCTACCTATTATAGTAATAGCTCAATTTTGCTGCACTTCTTTATGGTTTGCAACGAATGGAGTCATGAATTCTGTAATTTTAGAATATCAATTAGAAGCAACTGCAATTGGTTGGTTAACTTCTGCAGTACAATTTGGTTTCATAGCAGGTACCCTGCTTTTTGCTCTTTTTACAATTAGTGATCGATTTTCTCCCTCTAAAGTGTTTTTTATTAGCGCTTTATGTGCATCCTTATTCAACTTTTGTTTTATTTTACAAAGCAACAACTTACCTTATATACTGATTTTTAGGTTTTTAACAGGATTTTTTTTAGCAGGTATTTATCCTGTAGGAATGAAAATTGCCACTGATTATTTTGATAAAGGATTAGGTAAATCCTTAGGTTTTTTAGTAGGTGCTTTAGTGTTAGGTACAGCTCTTCCACATTTAATAAAAGATTTCTTTGCTAGTACTTCTTGGAAATTTGTAATAGTTTCTACCTCTATTCTATCTGTTATTGGGGGTTTACTCATATTATTATTTGTAAAAGATGGCCCTTATAGAAAAAGAAATAACATATTTGATTTGAAAACTATCACAACTGTCTTTAAAAAAAGTGAATTTAAAAAAGCAGCTTTTGGTTATTTTGGTCACATGTGGGAACTCTATACATTTTGGGCTTTTGTTCCTATCATGTTATTTTCATATAATAAAATACACTCCAATTTAACAATTGATATTTCTTTACTCTCCTTTTTAATAATTGGTATTGGTAGTATATCATGTATTTTCGCAGGCTATATTTCCCAAAAATTAGGAGTAAGAAAAACTGCTTTCAATTTTTTATTAGGATCATTTGTTTGTTGTTTAATCGTTCCTTTTTCTTTTCTATTTGATAGTCAAGTTCTATTTGTGCTATTTTTAATAATATGGAGTTTCTTGGTTATTGGAGATTCGCCTATGTTTTCAACTTTAGTAGCTCAGAATGTAGCTTCTAAAGACAAAGGAACAGCCCTAACCATCGTAAACTGTATAGGCTATTCCATTACAATTTTGAGTATTTTAATTATTACACAATTAAATATCACTTTACAATCTAACTATATTTATATGTTGTTAGGTTTAGGTCCATTTTTAGGCCTTATTGTCCTTGGTAGAAAAACGGCATAA
- a CDS encoding bifunctional aconitate hydratase 2/2-methylisocitrate dehydratase, giving the protein MSIYSDYLQEIEERKELGLHPKPIDGAELLSVIIDQIKDLDNEFREDSLNFFIYNVLPGTTSAAEVKAKFLKEIILKEEVVKEITPTFAFEQLSHMKGGPSVKVLLDLALGSNIEIAKEAAKVLKTQVFLYEADTAQLEDAYQLGNPIAKELIESYAQAEFFTKLPEIEEEIEIVTFVAGIGDISTDLLSPGADAHSRSDRELHGQCMFEHNKEMQKELLALKEKHPNKRVMLIADKGTMGVGSSRMSGVNNVALWTGIPSSPYVPFINIAPVIAGTNGIAPIFLTTVGVTGGIGIDLKNWVKQKDAEGNTIVDEEGEPILKEEYSVTTGTVLTINTKTKKLYKDGKEVKDISTALTPPKKEFIKAGGSYAVVFGKKLQTFACKVLGIDVPQVYATAKEVSIDGQGLTAVEKIFNRNAVGTTPGKTLHAGSNVRVEVNIVGSQDTTGLMTSQELENMAATVISPIVDCGYQSGCHTASVWDDKSKANIPRLMKFMNDFGLVTARHPEGKYHAMTDVIHKVLNDLAVDDWDVIIGGDSHTRMAKGVAFGADSGTVALALATGEATMPIPESVKVTFKGEMKSYMDFRDVVHATQQQMLNQFDGENVFQGKIIEVHIGTLTSDQAFTFTDWTAEMKAKASICISEDETLIESLEISRDRIQIMIDKGMDNPKQDLKGLVDKANTRIIEIKTGTKSALKPDADAKYYQEVVIDLDKIIEPMIADPDVNNEDVSKRYTHDNIQPLSFYGGTKKVDLGFIGSCMIHKGDMKILAQMLKNIEAQNGEVKFNAPLVVAPPTYNIVDELKAEGDWDVLVKYSGFEFDDSAPKGLARTKYKNMLYLERPGCNLCMGNQEKAEAGDTVMATSTRLFQGRVVRDTEEKKGESLLSSTPVVVLSTILGRTPTIEEYQAAVDGIVLTKFKPSTKQLVG; this is encoded by the coding sequence CTGCAGAAGTAAAAGCTAAATTCTTAAAAGAAATTATTTTAAAAGAAGAAGTTGTAAAAGAAATTACTCCAACTTTTGCTTTCGAACAATTATCGCACATGAAAGGTGGACCTTCTGTAAAGGTTTTATTAGATCTAGCTTTAGGTAGTAATATAGAAATAGCAAAAGAGGCTGCAAAAGTATTAAAAACGCAAGTGTTTTTATATGAAGCAGATACAGCTCAATTAGAAGATGCATACCAATTAGGAAATCCAATAGCTAAAGAATTAATCGAAAGTTATGCTCAAGCTGAATTCTTTACAAAATTACCAGAAATTGAAGAAGAAATAGAAATTGTAACTTTTGTTGCAGGTATTGGAGATATTTCTACGGATTTATTATCTCCAGGTGCAGATGCTCATTCAAGATCAGATCGTGAATTACATGGTCAGTGTATGTTTGAACATAATAAAGAAATGCAAAAGGAATTATTAGCATTAAAAGAGAAGCACCCAAACAAACGTGTAATGTTAATTGCAGATAAAGGTACTATGGGTGTTGGTTCATCTAGAATGTCTGGTGTAAATAATGTTGCCTTATGGACAGGGATTCCATCTAGTCCTTATGTTCCTTTTATAAATATAGCTCCAGTAATTGCTGGTACTAATGGTATTGCACCAATTTTCTTAACAACTGTAGGTGTAACAGGTGGTATTGGTATCGATTTAAAAAACTGGGTAAAGCAAAAAGATGCTGAAGGAAATACAATTGTTGACGAAGAAGGAGAACCAATTTTAAAAGAAGAATATTCTGTAACTACAGGAACTGTTCTTACTATAAATACAAAAACGAAGAAACTTTACAAAGATGGTAAAGAGGTTAAAGATATTTCTACAGCGTTAACTCCGCCTAAAAAAGAATTCATAAAAGCAGGAGGATCTTATGCTGTTGTTTTTGGTAAAAAATTACAAACTTTTGCTTGTAAAGTATTAGGTATTGATGTTCCTCAAGTTTATGCAACTGCAAAAGAAGTTTCTATTGATGGACAAGGTTTAACAGCTGTTGAAAAAATATTTAACAGAAATGCAGTAGGTACTACTCCAGGTAAAACATTACATGCAGGTTCAAATGTTAGAGTAGAAGTAAACATTGTAGGTTCTCAAGATACTACAGGTTTAATGACCTCTCAAGAATTAGAGAATATGGCTGCTACAGTAATTTCTCCAATTGTAGATTGTGGTTACCAATCAGGTTGTCATACAGCTTCTGTTTGGGATGATAAATCTAAAGCAAATATTCCAAGATTAATGAAATTCATGAATGATTTTGGATTAGTTACAGCACGTCATCCAGAAGGTAAGTACCATGCAATGACAGATGTTATACACAAGGTTTTAAATGATCTTGCTGTTGATGATTGGGATGTAATTATTGGTGGAGATTCACATACACGTATGGCTAAAGGAGTTGCTTTTGGAGCTGATTCAGGAACAGTTGCACTTGCATTAGCTACAGGTGAAGCTACTATGCCTATTCCAGAATCTGTAAAGGTTACCTTTAAAGGGGAAATGAAATCTTATATGGATTTTAGAGATGTTGTACATGCCACACAACAACAAATGTTAAATCAGTTTGATGGCGAAAATGTTTTTCAAGGTAAAATTATAGAAGTGCATATTGGTACTTTAACTTCAGATCAAGCATTTACATTTACAGATTGGACTGCTGAAATGAAAGCAAAAGCTTCTATCTGTATTTCTGAGGATGAAACTTTAATAGAGTCATTAGAAATCTCTAGAGATCGTATTCAAATTATGATCGATAAAGGAATGGATAATCCTAAACAAGATTTAAAAGGATTAGTTGATAAAGCAAATACAAGAATCATTGAGATTAAGACAGGAACTAAATCTGCATTAAAACCAGATGCTGACGCTAAATATTATCAAGAAGTAGTAATTGATCTAGATAAGATTATAGAGCCAATGATTGCTGATCCTGATGTCAATAATGAAGATGTTTCTAAACGTTATACACATGATAATATTCAACCTTTATCATTTTATGGAGGAACTAAGAAAGTAGATTTAGGTTTTATAGGTTCTTGTATGATTCATAAAGGTGATATGAAAATATTAGCCCAAATGTTAAAAAATATTGAGGCTCAAAATGGAGAAGTTAAATTTAATGCTCCATTAGTTGTTGCTCCACCAACCTATAATATTGTAGATGAGCTAAAGGCAGAAGGAGATTGGGATGTTTTAGTAAAATATTCTGGTTTTGAATTTGATGATAGTGCTCCAAAAGGTTTAGCACGTACTAAGTATAAAAATATGTTATACTTAGAACGTCCTGGATGTAATTTATGTATGGGTAATCAAGAAAAAGCAGAAGCAGGAGATACTGTAATGGCTACTTCTACACGTTTATTTCAAGGAAGAGTTGTAAGAGACACTGAAGAGAAAAAAGGAGAATCATTATTATCTTCTACACCAGTAGTTGTGTTATCTACAATTTTAGGTAGAACACCAACTATAGAAGAATATCAAGCTGCTGTAGATGGTATCGTATTAACTAAATTTAAACCTTCTACTAAACAGTTAGTAGGTTAA